From the Prochlorococcus sp. MIT 1223 genome, the window GCATCTCTCGCAGAACGAACCTTGGAAAGACCTTTAATCCCTAAAGCGAGAAGAAGAACAGCTAAAAGCTCTATCGCTGGCTTTAAAATCAATGAGATATTCATAATGATTACCTTTATTTTCTAGATGTTTTGCGGCTAAACATTGCAAGCATTCTGTCAGTGACAAAAAAGCCCCCTACAACATTGAACAATGCAAAGCCAAGAGCTATTGAACCCATTATCAACAAAGGCAAATTGCTACCTGCTCTAATAATCAAAGTTAATGCAGCTAACATAGTTACACCTGAGATTGCATTAGCCCCACTCATTAAAGGGGTATGCAAAGTAGGTGGGACCTTTCCAATTAACTCCAAACCAAGGAGACTTCCAAGGATTAAGACCCAGAGAGCATCCGAAAAAGATAATTCATTGCCAGTCATTAATTTAATTCTCCTGTAGAAAGAAGTTCTGGACATTGAATAACTCCATCTTTACTAATAAGGGCTCCCTTAACTAATTCATCTTCAGTATTAAGGGTTAACTCACCATTTGTAATCAAAGGATTTAAAAGAGCTAACAAATTCCTTGCATATAAATAACTTGCATGATTGGGAACTGTACAGGGCAAATCTGAAGCTCCAATAAGCTTTACGCCTTTTCTTGAAATGGTTTCATTGCTTTTTGTCCCTGAACAATTTCCACCTTGATCTACAGCAATATCAACAACAACTGAGCCAGGACGCATCTGATCAAGTATTTCATCATCTATAAGACAAGGTGCCTTTTTACCTGGCACCTGAGCTGTACAAATAGCAACATCGGCTTCTGATAAATGATGAATTAATTGCTGCCTCTGAGCTAATAAAAATTCCTTTGACACTTCTCGCGCATAACCACCAGATTCGGAAGGCTTTTCCGAAATTTCTGGAGGTTCAATAAATCTGGCTCCCAATGATTCAACCTGTTCTTTAACCGCAGGACGAATATCACTTACATATACAACTGCACCAAGTCTTTTTGCAGTTGCTATTGCCTGCAATCCAGCTACTCCTGCTCCAAGTACAACAACTTTTGCAGGCTGAACAGTTCCAGCTGCGGTCATCAACATAGGGAAATATCTATCAAGTGCGCTAGCAGCAAGAATTACAGACTTGTATCCAGAAATATTTGCTTGAGAAGAAAGTGCATCTGAAGATTGAGCTCTACTAATTCTTGGAAGCAGCTCTAGAGACAATGCAGAAAGACCTTTTAATTGAAGAACACTTGCAAGAGTTTTGTTCCCATAAGGTTCTAAGAGACCTGTAATTAAAGTCCCAGGAGAAAGTTTCTTTAAAAGCTCGTCATTTGGTTTTTTAACACAAAGTAAAACGTTGGATTCAGCTAAAGCCTTGTCATCTCCAGGTTCAACCAATTTAGCTCCTGCATCTATGTATGCTTGATCTAAAAAACCTGCTGATAAACCTGCTCCTTTCTCAAAATAAAGCGAACAACCCATAGCTATAAACTTTTTTACAGTTTCAGGAGTTGCGGCAACACGAGTTTCTCTTGGACTCGATTCCAGAGGAATAAAAAATCTAGCCAAAACAATTAATTTTATCTATCACAATTTGAGGTTACAGGGTGAAAAGGTTTTAATCCTTAGATCTTTCGTCAAGAAAGGTTTTCCTAATAAAGATTTTTAGCTATGAATAATATACGTAATTTAAATCGATCAATAAAATGAGCCTCACCGCGATCGAATGTCCAGATGGCGTATGTCATAGCCATCACGGTGGGCATGCTGTTCCAAGAACAGCCATGCAAAAAAATCTACAGACTCATGGCAAAGAATGGTGTGAGAGACTCGCCGAAAGAATATATGAGATGTCAGTAGATACTTACTCTCAAACTGTAATGCCAAGCCTTCATGGTTCAGGGTGGCAAAGAAAGCATCTTGACTGGGAATTCAAGCTAGCGAATCATGATTCCGAACCAGACGAAGCTCTCGTAGAAGGAATAATTAATGCCACAGAAAGCTTTCTACGGAGTAGTGAAGTTCATAGATTATTCATTCAAGAATTAGTTCAAGGAACTTTTGCTGAAGCTACTAATGACAAATTGAGATCAGTTGCTGTAAGGAAACTAATAGATAATGAGCTTATTAAAATAATTGAAGAAAAGAAAGATGAAATACTTGATCGCCTTGCAGAAAATCTTCTAGATGATGCTAATGGTGAGTTTGATTTAGCTCGTAAAGCAGCCAATGATGGAATAGAAGAGGTTGAAAGACTCCTTGTTAATCACACAGAGGCCATTTGAAGTTTTAACTTCAATCAAACAATTTCAAAAACAAAAAACCTAGTTTTTTTTGTTGATTAAGCCTCAAATAACAAGCGTAGCAAAAGAAAATTAAATAGTTAAGAAAAAGTAAAACCTTAAGGAAACATTCTTTTTTGTTCATAAAGCGTATTTGTGCTCACAAACAAAGCTTTATTGGCGCATCAAATGTATAGGGTGGTAGCCCCGTTGGAGAAAAAAAATGGATGCTTTTTCTGAACGGCGAATAAGCATTGCCAGCTCATGGGCTTCTAACAGAATATCTGTATTAGATACTTTTGAAAGGTATGAAGATAGTTATGCCATTACTCAAGAATTCAGGGAATGGATCATTTGCCTACATCAACACCCAGAACAATTAGAAGCTTCTCTTCTAAAATTCCCACATTATTTAAAAACTTCTCAAATTGAAGAGCCAATTGATTCTGATGAAGTTTTAGAGATGTAAACAAAAACATATTCCAACTTAGAAAATATATATAAGTTCATAAGAAATTCGTAGTTCTAGTTTTTTTTTCTTATCGTTATAGTTTTCCGCCTTAATTTATGGGCGTTCCAAATAAATCTGAACCTCAATTTATTGAGAATATTGTAATCGTAGGCTCTGGGCCAGCAGGTTATACATCTGCAATTTATGCCGCCAGGGCAAATCTACAACCATTACTAATAACTGGGTTTCAAAAAGGTGGGATCCCTGGTGGGCAGCTCATGACTACAACATTTGTAGAGAATTTTCCAGGTTTCCCAGATGGAATAATGGGCCCTGACTTAATGGATTTATTAAAGGCGCAAGCTCTTAGATGGGGAACAAGGCTTTTAGAAGCAGATGCAGAAAATGTTGACTTGTGCCAACATCCTTTTAATTTATTAACTTCTGAGCAAATGATCAAAGCAAAGTCTTTGATCATTGCTACTGGAGCAAGTGCAAACAAGCTTGGACTAATTAAAGAAAAAGATTTTTGGAGCAAAGGAATTAGTGCATGCGCAATATGTGATGGAGCAACACCACAATTTAGAAATGAAAAACTAGCAGTCGTGGGAGGAGGAGACTCTGCTTGCGAAGAGGCAGTTTATCTAACTAAATATGGAAGTCATGTTCATCTTTTAGTTAGATCTAACAAGCTAAAAGCTAGTGGGGCAATGGCAGACAGAGTTCTGCTAAATAAAGAAATCTCAGTACATTTCGAAACCGAAATAATTGATATTGAAGGGAATGAATGGCTAGAGAATATAAAAATAAAAAAAAGAGGTCTCAAAACTCATGAAACAATTAAGGTAAAAGGTTTGTTTTATGCAATTGGACATACTCCCAATACTGAACTATTTAAAAAGCAACTCCAAACAGATGGACTAGGATACATACTTACAAAACCTGGAAGACCGGAAACTTCAATTGAAGGAGTTTTTGCAGCAGGAGACGTTGCAGATTCAGAATGGAGACAAGGCGTCACTGCAGCAGCCAGTGGCTGTAAAGCTGCTTTAGCTGCAGAAAGATGGCTTACCAAAAACAATCTTGCACAAGTAATTAAAAGAGATTCTCCTGAACCTGCTTCAGCAGAAAAAGATATACCTATCAAAACATCAAACGAACAAAACTTTAAATTCGATGGGCCATGGCAAAAAGGTAGTTATGCACTTAGAAAGCTATATCACGAAAGTAAAATACCTCTTTTAGTAATTTATTCATCTAAGAGTTGTGGCCCTTGTCACGTATTAAAACCTCAATTAAAAAGAGTTCTTAAAGAGCTAAAAGGAAAATTCCAAGCAATAGAAATTGATATAGAAGAAGACCAAGAAATAGCCAAGCAAGCTGGTGTCGTAGGGACTCCAACTATCCAATTATTTCTAAAAAAAGAGCTAAAAGAGCAATGGAAAGGGGTAAAACAAAGAAGTGAATTCAAAAAAGCAATTACTAAGTTATTTTCCTCTAAAATATAAGACTTATCTGCGTCTGCCACCTCCAGGTCTGTTTCCGCCAGGTCTACCTCCACCAGCTCCAGCATTTCGTTCTCTATAAGTTATTCGCCCCCTAGTTAAATCGTAAGGGCTAATCTCCACTAGAACTTTGTCGCCAGCCAAAAGCTTAATTCTAAATTTAGTAAGCTTTCCAGCTGCTCTGCATAAGCATTGGTGACCTTCAGGCTGCTCAAGTGTTACCAAATAAAATCCATTGCCCTGTTCTTTCTCAATAACACCTGAGGTCTCAATCATGTTTTTAAAGTGTCCTTATTGGTTGAATCTAATTGTATTAATTAAACGTCCTTACTTTAAATCTTAAATAAGCATTATTGAAAAACTGATTGAAGCTCTCTAACGGTCTGTAATTGCCCGTAATAGTAATTTGCAGTCGCTCTACGGTCAAAATCCTTTAATTCGTCAAATGCTTCAAAGCCAAAGTTTTTCCACAATTCATTTCCACATGCCTTATCTAACTCAGACGAAGCCTCCTTAGCAAGGTTCTCTAGTCTTCTATTCAGGTTTTTAATTTGAGAAATTGACAAAACCAAACAAGCGTTGCAAGTAAATAGTACATCTGAACCATTAAAAAGCAATGCTTATTTGTTTAGATAGGAAATTTCTTCTTTTCTTCTGCATCAAGGTCTGCGCCAATCTCCTTAAGTCTCTTTAAAATTACATCGTAATATTCTTCTATGTAGCTTTCCATTGTTGTGGCTTTAGATTGCTCAAGGCCAAAAGCAGAATAGGTTTCTTCCATTGCTGCATCTAAAGATATGCCACTGCCGCTAACTTCTGAAAAAGATAATCGTTCGGCTACGTTTAAGGTTGATTCAAAAAATGATATTAATGATTGAGCCGCAGAAATAATTACAGGAGAGACTCTCCAAACTCTTGCTTTTCTATCACAAGATTTCTCACATAATTCAACAAGCTCTTCTGCTTTCCAAGCCTTTGGCCCAACAACAGGAAAGCTTTTTCTAATTGTCTTTGGACGATTTAATGCAGCTACAGCAAATCTTGCCATGTCTTGAGTATTCATATAAGCAATCTCTCCAGGCTTTCCACTTATCCATACTGGCTGACTATCTAGTATAGGTATTGCAAATTGTCCAAGTACACCTTGCATGAAAGCGGCACCCTGAATAATTGTGTAATCCAAGTCCGAATTGACTAAAAGTCTCTCAGTGCAATATTTAATATCCATTAAAGGCACATTTCTATATTTCTCAGCAGCTAACAAAGATAAAAAACTACTCTTTTTATATTTAATTGATCACAACATCTATACAGATTAAGCTTTCCATCCCAGTCAACATCGTAAACACTTCGAGGATCATCTGGCCTGCTTGTAGCCGAATCGATAACGGCATCAACTCCATTAAGAGAATTTTTAATATCTGAACTGCTCAACAGGTCACCTGCCGTCAATTCGCATCCCCATTCCTGAAGAAAAGATGCACTTCTAGGTCTACGAACCATGCACCTAACTTTATGACCAGAGTCAATAGCAGTTTTAGCTATCTGCCGTCCAAGGGTGCCGGTCCCACCAAGAATGAGAACCTGCATAGGAGATTTCATTATTAGAAGAAAGCCTAAAGGGAAGAATTAAAAAACGTGAGAACTTAATCTCCTTGAAGTTTTAACAACAGAGCACCCCCTAAAAGGCCTACTGGAATAAGTACCCAGAATACTGCTGCGATGCCAAAAATCTCTGATGCCATTTTTTAATTTTAAATCATCAAACCATTAAAGCTCACTTTTAATCCTATATGGCTTAAAAGTCTAGGTAAAGCCAACAAAAATCAACCAAATACAACTATATTTGGATAAAGTTCAATTCGAAAAATATTAAATTCAGTCCTATTGAATAAATCAAATTCCATCAATTATAAATTTGTTATTGCAAACAGTGATACCAATTGGGGTGATCATCATAAATGGGACTGGAATGGTCTTTATTGCCATTGGAGAGTAATGGGTAATAAAGAAAATAAAGCGATAGTTCTAATTCATGGATTTGGAGCAAGTTCAGATCACTGGAGAAACAATGCAAGTATCTTTGTTGAGGCTGGCTTTTGTGTATATGCTCTTGATCTAATTGGATTTGGTTCTTCTGAACAACCCAAACCTGAAAAGATCAGGTCACTAGATAACAATATTTGGGCAAGGCAATTAGCTGCTTTTTTAAAAGAAGTGGTTAAAGCTAGCAATAATAATAAAGCCATTTTGATTGGCAATTCTCTTGGTGGACTTGTCGCTGTTACAACATTTGCATTATTTCCAGAGCTTGTATTAAAAGTAATAGCAAGTCCTTTGCCTGACCCAGAATTAGCCTCAAATAATATCTCTCAAATTCAACCAATCAAGATGAAGTTACTTAAGAGATTAAAAGAATCACTTGTGAAAATATTTTTCCATCTGTT encodes:
- a CDS encoding NAD(P) transhydrogenase subunit alpha; protein product: MTGNELSFSDALWVLILGSLLGLELIGKVPPTLHTPLMSGANAISGVTMLAALTLIIRAGSNLPLLIMGSIALGFALFNVVGGFFVTDRMLAMFSRKTSRK
- a CDS encoding NAD(P) transhydrogenase subunit alpha; amino-acid sequence: MARFFIPLESSPRETRVAATPETVKKFIAMGCSLYFEKGAGLSAGFLDQAYIDAGAKLVEPGDDKALAESNVLLCVKKPNDELLKKLSPGTLITGLLEPYGNKTLASVLQLKGLSALSLELLPRISRAQSSDALSSQANISGYKSVILAASALDRYFPMLMTAAGTVQPAKVVVLGAGVAGLQAIATAKRLGAVVYVSDIRPAVKEQVESLGARFIEPPEISEKPSESGGYAREVSKEFLLAQRQQLIHHLSEADVAICTAQVPGKKAPCLIDDEILDQMRPGSVVVDIAVDQGGNCSGTKSNETISRKGVKLIGASDLPCTVPNHASYLYARNLLALLNPLITNGELTLNTEDELVKGALISKDGVIQCPELLSTGELN
- the petM gene encoding cytochrome b6-f complex subunit PetM, whose translation is MASEIFGIAAVFWVLIPVGLLGGALLLKLQGD
- the trxB gene encoding thioredoxin-disulfide reductase, with amino-acid sequence MGVPNKSEPQFIENIVIVGSGPAGYTSAIYAARANLQPLLITGFQKGGIPGGQLMTTTFVENFPGFPDGIMGPDLMDLLKAQALRWGTRLLEADAENVDLCQHPFNLLTSEQMIKAKSLIIATGASANKLGLIKEKDFWSKGISACAICDGATPQFRNEKLAVVGGGDSACEEAVYLTKYGSHVHLLVRSNKLKASGAMADRVLLNKEISVHFETEIIDIEGNEWLENIKIKKRGLKTHETIKVKGLFYAIGHTPNTELFKKQLQTDGLGYILTKPGRPETSIEGVFAAGDVADSEWRQGVTAAASGCKAALAAERWLTKNNLAQVIKRDSPEPASAEKDIPIKTSNEQNFKFDGPWQKGSYALRKLYHESKIPLLVIYSSKSCGPCHVLKPQLKRVLKELKGKFQAIEIDIEEDQEIAKQAGVVGTPTIQLFLKKELKEQWKGVKQRSEFKKAITKLFSSKI
- the infA gene encoding translation initiation factor IF-1, yielding MIETSGVIEKEQGNGFYLVTLEQPEGHQCLCRAAGKLTKFRIKLLAGDKVLVEISPYDLTRGRITYRERNAGAGGGRPGGNRPGGGRRR
- a CDS encoding alpha/beta fold hydrolase, which codes for MNKSNSINYKFVIANSDTNWGDHHKWDWNGLYCHWRVMGNKENKAIVLIHGFGASSDHWRNNASIFVEAGFCVYALDLIGFGSSEQPKPEKIRSLDNNIWARQLAAFLKEVVKASNNNKAILIGNSLGGLVAVTTFALFPELVLKVIASPLPDPELASNNISQIQPIKMKLLKRLKESLVKIFFHLLPLEIIVPFISRTKIIIFALGLAYFRNISSDKGLQRLVTTPAKKKTAAQALRAMCIGMSLRPPEITAPYLLLRLSKIVKNPSILLIWGDCDRLVPISIGQNLIKKHPWIKLLVIKDSGHCPHDESPNYFNHYVLNWLEIN
- a CDS encoding EF-1 guanine nucleotide exchange domain-containing protein, with the protein product MSLTAIECPDGVCHSHHGGHAVPRTAMQKNLQTHGKEWCERLAERIYEMSVDTYSQTVMPSLHGSGWQRKHLDWEFKLANHDSEPDEALVEGIINATESFLRSSEVHRLFIQELVQGTFAEATNDKLRSVAVRKLIDNELIKIIEEKKDEILDRLAENLLDDANGEFDLARKAANDGIEEVERLLVNHTEAI